In a genomic window of Sinorhizobium meliloti:
- a CDS encoding sigma-54-dependent Fis family transcriptional regulator — protein sequence MVSHSEHIREIERVSRGLPVRRDKTVVKSWLRCLEHHRLDPAQSCEAYIVPETRLREHRQQSEDLIAIARSGLENLFRQVAGQNYVLLLSDREGVTVEFLGDPLFGNSLRKAGLYLGSEWSEWRAGTCAVGACLETGEALTIHQTDHFDNTHTPLSCTAAPIYDIQGELSAVLDISLLSSPILKASQNLALHLVTATVRRIELANLMAQARNQWVLRFSRSPEFLDVDPEAAISIDGLGRIAGMSHAGAKILARSTGLDWRDPRQLIGEPVSRFLDIEIDDLSDLTRRRPTQERLVFARDGNALFAHAIEPHSKVRAPLASHEQIPPALRRLGGEAPVIAALQAKAAKLARTRLPILIQGETGTGKEHLARAIHEGSGLKGQFVAINCAAIPEQLIESELFGYLPGAFTGASAKGRKGLIEQADGGTLFLDEIGDMPLSLQSRLLRVLAEGEVLPVGGTAPRKVRIRVVSASHRPLQKLVSQGAFREDLYYRLNAATLSLPALRDRPDFDWVLERLLKRHSDGELILSAAALAALKAHDWPGNIRELDNVIAVAAALAENGVVEPGDLPDHLLANAGTVGGSEASAALSLTLAACDWNISEAARRLGLDRSTVHRQIKRYRLKPHRH from the coding sequence ATGGTTTCACATTCCGAGCATATCCGCGAAATCGAACGCGTCAGCCGTGGTCTTCCCGTGCGCCGCGACAAGACCGTCGTGAAATCGTGGCTGCGCTGCCTGGAGCATCACCGGCTCGATCCGGCGCAGAGTTGTGAAGCCTATATCGTCCCGGAAACGCGACTTAGGGAACACCGCCAGCAATCGGAGGATCTGATCGCCATCGCCCGTTCGGGGCTCGAAAACCTGTTCCGCCAGGTGGCGGGGCAGAACTACGTGCTGCTGCTTTCCGACCGCGAAGGCGTGACGGTCGAGTTCCTCGGCGATCCCCTCTTCGGCAACAGCCTGCGCAAGGCGGGGCTCTATTTGGGTTCGGAGTGGTCCGAATGGCGCGCCGGGACCTGTGCGGTGGGCGCGTGCCTGGAAACGGGAGAGGCGCTGACGATCCACCAGACCGACCATTTCGACAACACCCACACGCCGCTCTCCTGCACGGCCGCGCCGATCTACGATATCCAGGGCGAACTCTCCGCCGTCCTCGACATCTCGCTTCTGAGTTCGCCAATCCTAAAGGCGAGCCAGAATCTTGCACTGCATCTGGTGACGGCGACCGTAAGGCGCATCGAGCTTGCCAATCTCATGGCGCAAGCGCGCAACCAATGGGTCCTGCGATTCTCGCGCTCTCCCGAATTCCTCGACGTCGATCCGGAGGCGGCGATCTCAATCGACGGTCTTGGCCGGATCGCCGGCATGAGCCATGCTGGGGCGAAAATCCTAGCGCGCTCGACGGGCCTCGACTGGCGCGATCCACGGCAACTGATCGGCGAGCCGGTGTCGCGCTTCTTGGACATCGAGATCGATGATCTGTCCGACCTTACCCGCCGGCGCCCGACCCAGGAGCGGCTCGTCTTTGCCCGGGACGGAAATGCGCTCTTCGCCCATGCGATCGAGCCGCACTCGAAGGTCCGCGCACCGCTCGCTTCGCACGAACAGATTCCACCGGCCTTGCGGCGGCTCGGCGGCGAAGCGCCCGTGATCGCGGCGCTCCAGGCAAAGGCGGCAAAGCTTGCACGGACGCGATTGCCGATCCTCATTCAGGGCGAGACCGGGACGGGCAAGGAACATCTCGCGCGCGCCATCCACGAGGGCAGCGGTCTCAAGGGCCAGTTCGTCGCCATCAATTGTGCCGCGATTCCGGAGCAGCTGATCGAAAGCGAGCTTTTCGGCTACTTACCGGGAGCTTTCACCGGTGCTTCGGCCAAGGGCCGCAAGGGTCTGATCGAGCAGGCGGACGGCGGAACGCTCTTCCTCGACGAAATCGGCGACATGCCGCTTTCCCTGCAAAGCCGGCTGTTACGCGTGCTTGCCGAAGGCGAGGTGCTGCCGGTGGGCGGGACGGCGCCGCGGAAGGTGCGTATCCGGGTCGTCTCGGCGTCGCATCGGCCGCTGCAGAAACTCGTCTCGCAAGGCGCATTCCGCGAGGATCTGTATTACCGGCTCAATGCCGCTACCCTCTCGCTCCCGGCCCTCAGGGACAGGCCGGACTTCGACTGGGTGCTGGAGCGGCTCCTGAAGCGGCACAGTGACGGCGAATTGATATTATCCGCGGCGGCCCTGGCTGCGCTCAAGGCTCATGATTGGCCGGGAAACATCCGCGAACTCGACAACGTCATCGCCGTCGCCGCGGCACTTGCCGAGAACGGCGTCGTGGAGCCCGGCGACCTGCCGGACCACCTCCTGGCGAATGCGGGCACTGTCGGCGGAAGCGAGGCGAGCGCTGCCTTGAGCCTGACGCTCGCCGCTTGCGACTGGAACATTTCCGAGGCTGCCCGCCGGCTGGGGCTCGATCGCTCGACGGTGCACCGGCAGATCAAGCGCTACCGCCTCAAGCCGCACCGCCATTGA
- a CDS encoding ferritin-like domain-containing protein, producing the protein MATANEHLVAWLRDAHAMEEQAITMLTSQSSRLENYPELKTRIDRHLQETKDQAAMLERCLERLDGGTSSIKDISGKIVAFGQGLSGLFVSDEVVKGTLASYTFEHMEIASYRILIAAAEQAGDQETKRVCESILQQEIAMAEWLAENAGEITRRFLERDQRDVTAKH; encoded by the coding sequence ATGGCTACTGCGAACGAACACCTTGTGGCTTGGCTCAGGGATGCACATGCGATGGAAGAGCAGGCGATCACGATGCTCACCAGCCAATCGAGCCGGCTGGAAAACTATCCAGAACTCAAGACCAGGATCGACCGCCACTTGCAGGAGACGAAAGACCAGGCGGCCATGCTCGAGCGCTGCCTCGAACGGCTCGACGGCGGAACCTCGAGCATCAAGGATATCAGCGGCAAGATCGTTGCCTTCGGGCAAGGCCTGAGCGGCCTCTTCGTCAGTGACGAAGTCGTCAAGGGCACGCTGGCCAGCTATACATTCGAGCATATGGAAATCGCCAGCTACAGGATTCTCATCGCCGCAGCCGAACAGGCGGGCGATCAGGAGACGAAGCGGGTCTGCGAGAGCATCCTGCAGCAGGAAATCGCGATGGCCGAGTGGCTGGCTGAGAACGCCGGTGAGATCACGCGCAGATTCCTGGAGCGAGACCAGCGGGACGTGACGGCCAAACACTGA
- a CDS encoding lysylphosphatidylglycerol synthase domain-containing protein: protein MSRKILARLFIAAGICVAGWLIYRTLSQHSFHDIVGSIMRIPARNLLLGIGFVFLSYFCLTLFDTLAIRYVGRKLAYPQIAIASFTSLSIGHNVGGAALSSGAVRYRFYSRWGLSAEEVAKVILFCGVTVGLGLVTLAGLCFLVVPAGAARLTGFSTTGAFLLGTACIAAAGGYVLLAYFLRGSVRIFRWTFEMPSVGIAALQVVVGVANFLCVSAALHQLLSAFQEVSFIDTAMAYVGAGVTAIVSHVPGGIGVLEATIAFLLGSSASLGALIAFRAIYFFLPLPLGLILLSVTELVARRDEEKSLASKAKS, encoded by the coding sequence ATGTCCAGAAAAATTCTAGCGAGATTGTTCATCGCTGCCGGTATCTGCGTGGCGGGCTGGTTGATCTATCGGACCCTCAGCCAACACAGCTTTCATGATATCGTCGGCTCGATCATGCGGATTCCGGCCCGGAATCTCTTGCTGGGCATCGGTTTCGTCTTTCTTTCCTATTTCTGCCTGACCCTCTTCGACACCCTCGCCATCCGCTATGTCGGGCGGAAGCTCGCCTATCCGCAAATCGCCATCGCCTCCTTCACCAGCCTTTCGATCGGCCACAATGTCGGCGGTGCGGCCTTGAGCAGCGGTGCCGTCCGCTACCGCTTCTACTCGCGCTGGGGGCTGAGCGCCGAAGAGGTGGCGAAGGTCATTCTCTTCTGCGGTGTCACCGTCGGCCTCGGCCTTGTCACATTGGCCGGGCTTTGTTTTCTGGTCGTGCCGGCGGGTGCCGCGCGCCTTACCGGATTTTCCACGACCGGCGCTTTTCTGTTAGGCACTGCCTGCATTGCGGCCGCGGGCGGTTACGTGCTGCTCGCTTATTTTCTACGGGGCTCGGTTCGCATTTTTCGCTGGACTTTCGAAATGCCCTCGGTGGGGATTGCGGCCTTGCAGGTCGTCGTCGGAGTCGCCAACTTCCTCTGCGTCAGCGCAGCGTTGCATCAGTTGCTGAGCGCCTTCCAGGAGGTGAGTTTCATCGATACGGCCATGGCCTATGTCGGGGCCGGCGTGACCGCGATCGTCAGCCATGTCCCCGGCGGCATCGGCGTACTCGAGGCGACGATCGCATTTCTGCTTGGCAGTTCGGCGAGCCTGGGCGCTCTGATCGCCTTTCGGGCGATCTATTTCTTCCTGCCGCTACCGCTCGGCTTGATCTTGCTTTCGGTCACGGAGCTCGTCGCCCGTCGAGATGAGGAAAAAAGCCTGGCGAGCAAGGCGAAAAGCTGA
- a CDS encoding sulfite exporter TauE/SafE family protein, translated as MMDYLLLAASGFIAWIVSTIGGGGGAMLLVPLIGFIAGAQAVAPVAAVATVIAGGGRILVFFRDIEWRVVAWGLPGAALGGVLGAAAFSNTSAEWLQIVVGLFLISTIFQYGFGRRERTFAAATWWFFPAQFIVGFLSGLIGAMGPILNTLYLNAGITKEKMVGTKTAISLPMHLAKIGTYTAFGALTGKLLLFGIAAGLGALVSNWLAKRVLTNMSELNFRAIVIGFMALSGALMIWEQRETLLRILPGST; from the coding sequence ATGATGGATTATCTGCTCCTCGCCGCCTCGGGTTTCATCGCCTGGATCGTTTCGACGATCGGCGGCGGAGGCGGAGCCATGCTTCTCGTGCCGCTCATCGGCTTCATCGCCGGTGCTCAGGCCGTCGCTCCCGTGGCCGCGGTCGCCACCGTCATTGCGGGAGGCGGGCGCATCCTGGTGTTTTTCCGGGATATCGAATGGCGCGTCGTCGCCTGGGGTCTCCCCGGCGCGGCCCTCGGCGGCGTCCTCGGCGCCGCCGCCTTCTCCAACACCTCGGCGGAATGGCTTCAGATCGTCGTCGGTCTGTTCCTGATCTCGACAATATTCCAGTACGGCTTCGGCCGGCGGGAAAGGACCTTCGCGGCTGCAACCTGGTGGTTTTTCCCGGCACAATTCATCGTCGGATTTCTGTCCGGCCTGATCGGAGCCATGGGGCCGATCCTCAACACGCTCTATCTCAATGCCGGCATCACCAAGGAAAAGATGGTGGGGACCAAAACAGCAATCTCCCTACCCATGCATCTCGCCAAGATCGGCACCTATACGGCGTTCGGAGCATTGACAGGCAAGCTGCTGCTGTTCGGCATCGCAGCCGGGCTGGGTGCGCTTGTCTCCAACTGGCTCGCCAAGCGCGTGCTGACGAACATGAGCGAGCTGAATTTCCGCGCAATCGTGATCGGCTTCATGGCGCTGAGCGGAGCGTTGATGATCTGGGAGCAAAGGGAGACGCTCCTGCGGATTTTGCCGGGGAGCACTTGA
- the lhgO gene encoding L-2-hydroxyglutarate oxidase, which produces MYDYCIIGGGIVGLATAMALQERVPGASIVLLEKERELARHQTGHNSGVIHAGIYYAPGSLKAKLCREGAEATKEFCTGNGIPFETCGKLLVATTEAEVERMESLEERAQQNGIEYSRLSTSQLRSEEPNIAGLGALLVHTTGIVDYSAVCRAMAERIGARGGEIRCGVEATAIAEEDGGVRIASASGRIEARKLIACAGLQSDRIALMAGLNIDHRIVPFRGEYYVLPPSKVGVTRRLIYPIPDPDLPFLGIHLTRTIYGGMTVGPNAVLGFAREGYPKGSFKAADVANMAAFPGFWKMAAKNWRSAITEFANSASRFRYLRECRKYCPSLTIDDLAVPQTGIRAQAVMADGSLVHDFLFKQTERMLHVCNAPSPAATSAIPIGRMIVDRLLEGAPPKTERSQSLHGAHPQLYR; this is translated from the coding sequence TTGTACGACTATTGCATCATCGGGGGCGGCATCGTCGGCCTCGCTACGGCCATGGCGCTGCAGGAACGGGTGCCGGGCGCCAGCATCGTGCTTCTGGAAAAGGAGCGGGAGCTTGCGCGCCACCAGACGGGCCACAACAGCGGCGTGATCCACGCCGGAATTTACTATGCACCGGGATCCCTGAAAGCGAAGCTGTGCCGCGAGGGAGCGGAGGCGACCAAGGAATTCTGCACCGGGAACGGCATCCCCTTCGAGACCTGCGGCAAATTGCTGGTGGCGACCACCGAGGCCGAGGTCGAGCGCATGGAGAGCCTGGAGGAAAGAGCGCAGCAGAATGGGATCGAATACTCTCGCCTGTCGACGTCGCAACTTCGATCGGAAGAGCCTAACATCGCCGGCCTCGGCGCGCTTCTCGTCCATACGACGGGGATTGTCGATTATTCGGCAGTTTGCCGGGCGATGGCCGAGCGCATCGGAGCCCGAGGCGGCGAAATCCGCTGCGGGGTCGAGGCCACTGCTATTGCCGAAGAGGATGGCGGCGTGCGGATCGCAAGTGCATCCGGCCGCATCGAGGCGCGCAAGCTGATCGCCTGCGCCGGCCTGCAGTCCGACCGCATCGCCTTGATGGCCGGGCTTAATATTGACCACCGCATCGTGCCGTTCCGGGGCGAATATTACGTGTTGCCGCCGTCGAAGGTCGGCGTGACCCGGCGCCTCATCTACCCCATTCCTGACCCGGACCTGCCTTTCCTCGGAATTCACCTGACCCGAACGATCTACGGAGGCATGACCGTCGGCCCCAATGCGGTGCTGGGCTTTGCCCGCGAGGGCTACCCGAAGGGCAGCTTCAAAGCGGCCGATGTCGCGAACATGGCGGCGTTTCCCGGCTTCTGGAAAATGGCGGCGAAGAACTGGCGGTCGGCGATCACGGAATTCGCCAATTCGGCATCGCGGTTCCGCTATCTGCGGGAGTGCCGGAAATACTGCCCGTCGCTCACGATAGACGACCTCGCGGTCCCGCAGACGGGCATCCGGGCGCAGGCGGTCATGGCCGATGGCAGCCTCGTCCACGACTTCCTCTTCAAACAGACCGAAAGGATGCTTCACGTCTGCAACGCGCCGTCGCCGGCTGCGACCTCTGCCATTCCGATCGGCCGCATGATCGTGGACCGCCTGCTCGAGGGGGCTCCTCCCAAGACGGAACGGTCACAATCGCTTCATGGGGCTCATCCGCAACTTTATCGGTAG
- a CDS encoding NAD(P)/FAD-dependent oxidoreductase gives MLEESPGTRIDTALAKLGKALEQGDIDTAVNLFQADCYWRDLVAFTWNLKTMEGQDQIRDMLTTQLAAIKPARLRQDENEPASAGDGVTEGWFEFETEVARGHGHIRLKNGLIWTLLTTMTELKGHEEPKGLRRPLGAEHGHDPNRRTWKEKREAEAAELGYTTQPYAVIIGGGQGGIALGARLRQLGVPTIIIEKNERPGDSWRKRYKSLCLHDPVWYDHLPYIPFPENWPVFAPKDKIGDWLEMYTRVMELNYWSSTTCKSARYDEATREWTVVVERNGEEVVLRPKQLVLATGMSGKPNVPKLEGQDIFKGEQQHSSQHPGPDAYRGKKVVVIGSNNSAHDICAALWEGGADVTMVQRSSTHIVRSDTLMEIGLGDLYSERALAAGVTTRKADLIFASLPYRIMHEFQIPLYEKMRERDARFYADLEKAGFMLDWGADGSGLFMKYLRRGSGYYIDVGACDLVIDGSIKLKSGSDVSHLTEDAVVLKDGTVLPAELVVYATGYGSMNGWAADLISKEVADKVGKVWGLGSDTPKDPGPWEGEQRNMWKPTQQEALWFHGGNLHQSRHYSQYLSLQLKARCEGISTPVYGLQERHHLS, from the coding sequence ATGCTTGAAGAAAGTCCCGGCACCCGCATCGATACCGCGCTTGCCAAACTCGGAAAAGCCCTTGAGCAGGGCGACATCGATACGGCCGTCAATCTGTTTCAAGCCGACTGCTATTGGCGCGACCTCGTTGCCTTCACCTGGAATCTCAAAACGATGGAGGGGCAGGACCAGATCCGCGACATGCTGACGACGCAGCTCGCGGCGATCAAGCCGGCGCGCCTGCGCCAGGACGAGAACGAACCGGCAAGCGCCGGCGACGGCGTCACCGAAGGGTGGTTCGAGTTCGAGACCGAGGTGGCGCGCGGCCACGGCCATATCCGCCTGAAGAACGGACTGATCTGGACGCTCCTGACGACGATGACGGAGCTCAAGGGGCACGAGGAGCCGAAGGGGCTCAGGCGGCCGCTCGGCGCCGAACACGGTCATGACCCGAACCGCAGGACCTGGAAGGAAAAGCGCGAAGCGGAAGCAGCCGAACTCGGCTACACGACGCAGCCCTATGCCGTCATCATCGGCGGCGGCCAGGGCGGGATCGCGCTCGGCGCGCGCTTGCGGCAGCTCGGCGTGCCGACGATCATCATCGAGAAGAACGAACGACCGGGCGACAGCTGGCGCAAGCGCTACAAGTCGCTCTGCCTGCACGATCCGGTCTGGTACGACCATCTGCCCTATATCCCCTTCCCCGAAAACTGGCCGGTCTTTGCGCCGAAGGACAAGATCGGCGACTGGCTGGAGATGTATACCAGGGTGATGGAACTCAATTATTGGAGTTCCACAACTTGCAAGTCGGCCCGATACGACGAAGCGACCAGGGAATGGACGGTGGTCGTCGAGCGCAATGGCGAGGAGGTCGTCCTCAGGCCGAAGCAGCTCGTTCTCGCAACCGGCATGTCCGGCAAGCCAAACGTGCCGAAGCTCGAAGGCCAGGACATATTCAAGGGCGAGCAGCAACATTCGTCGCAGCATCCCGGTCCGGACGCCTATCGCGGCAAGAAGGTGGTGGTCATCGGCTCCAACAATTCCGCGCATGATATCTGCGCCGCACTTTGGGAAGGCGGCGCCGATGTGACCATGGTGCAGCGATCGTCGACCCACATCGTCAGATCGGACACGCTGATGGAGATCGGGCTCGGCGATCTTTATTCCGAGCGGGCGCTTGCCGCGGGCGTGACGACGCGCAAGGCCGACCTGATCTTCGCCTCGCTGCCCTACCGAATCATGCACGAGTTCCAGATTCCGCTTTACGAGAAAATGCGCGAGCGGGACGCCAGGTTCTATGCCGATCTCGAAAAGGCCGGCTTCATGCTCGACTGGGGCGCTGACGGCTCCGGCCTGTTCATGAAATATCTGCGCCGAGGCTCCGGCTATTATATCGACGTCGGCGCCTGCGACCTCGTCATCGACGGCAGCATCAAACTGAAGTCCGGTTCCGACGTCAGCCACCTGACCGAGGATGCCGTGGTGCTGAAGGACGGCACCGTGCTTCCGGCCGAACTCGTCGTCTACGCCACGGGCTACGGTTCGATGAACGGCTGGGCAGCGGACCTCATCTCGAAGGAGGTCGCCGATAAGGTCGGCAAGGTCTGGGGCCTGGGCTCCGATACGCCGAAAGACCCGGGTCCATGGGAGGGTGAGCAGCGCAACATGTGGAAGCCGACACAGCAGGAGGCGCTCTGGTTCCACGGCGGCAACCTGCATCAGTCGCGGCATTATTCGCAATATCTTTCGCTGCAGTTGAAAGCGCGCTGCGAAGGCATATCGACGCCGGTCTATGGCCTTCAGGAACGCCACCATCTATCCTGA
- a CDS encoding phospholipase D-like domain-containing protein has translation MLLLEQITVERDSFPVATHGIGSLDWKSAFTGNPAGRRRRTSRPIIKEAENVWRSAPARHLSFLVDAAAYYACLDSTFDQAEEQIWITGWDFDPRIKLRPDDPQAESLGSRLERLAAQKPKLKIRILVWAMGPIYSGKSLRLFRKQQWAAHPQIELRFASHRALRGSHHQKLVCIDDSIAFAGGIDLTARRWDTPEHAAENELRRDPDGKPYDPVHDIQVVLEGGASRAIGDLCRSRWKASTGDEIEAPPARALAWPNGTVPVLEDCPVAIARTEPGSGKRRGRQEALRLTLDALRSARSHIYIENQYFASGRIGQLLCDRLQEPDGPEVVVITTRSSHGLLERIVMGGNRDRLVRRLKRADRYGRLRVAYPVVPAADGSEQEVIIHSKVVAIDDRFFRVGSSNFNHRSASLDTECDVAVEAANEGQRAAIARVRNGLIAEHLDVEADAVEKALRETNSLVATLDMLNTRRRGIRAFDGIDDDGATSLIWGTEIVDPQRPIRPFYRTHKLVRRWIGQLFALLARLFSSSRRATSSVTESKIKPSGSGRKK, from the coding sequence ATGCTGCTCCTGGAACAAATCACGGTTGAAAGGGATTCATTTCCAGTCGCCACGCACGGGATAGGAAGCTTGGACTGGAAAAGCGCGTTCACTGGAAATCCGGCCGGCCGACGGCGTCGGACAAGCCGGCCGATAATAAAGGAGGCGGAGAATGTCTGGCGCAGCGCGCCCGCACGGCATTTGTCCTTCCTGGTGGACGCAGCCGCCTATTATGCTTGTCTCGACAGCACGTTCGATCAGGCGGAAGAGCAGATCTGGATCACCGGATGGGACTTCGATCCGCGCATCAAGCTCAGACCCGACGACCCCCAAGCGGAATCGCTCGGCAGCAGGCTCGAGCGCCTCGCTGCACAAAAGCCGAAACTGAAGATCCGCATTCTCGTCTGGGCGATGGGACCGATCTATTCGGGAAAGTCGCTCAGGCTGTTTCGCAAGCAGCAATGGGCGGCCCATCCGCAGATCGAACTTCGTTTCGCAAGCCATCGGGCGCTGCGCGGATCGCATCATCAGAAGCTCGTCTGCATAGACGACAGCATCGCCTTTGCCGGGGGCATCGACCTGACGGCGCGCCGCTGGGACACGCCGGAGCACGCGGCCGAGAACGAGTTGAGGCGCGATCCGGACGGAAAACCCTATGATCCGGTGCATGACATACAGGTGGTGCTCGAAGGCGGGGCGAGCCGTGCCATCGGCGATCTCTGCAGATCTCGCTGGAAAGCCTCTACGGGCGACGAAATCGAGGCGCCGCCCGCGCGGGCGCTTGCATGGCCGAACGGCACGGTGCCGGTGCTCGAGGATTGCCCGGTCGCAATCGCCCGCACGGAGCCGGGCTCCGGCAAACGACGCGGCCGACAGGAGGCGCTGCGGTTGACGCTCGATGCTTTGCGCAGTGCGCGAAGTCACATCTACATCGAAAACCAGTATTTCGCATCGGGAAGAATCGGACAGTTGCTCTGCGACCGGCTGCAGGAGCCTGATGGCCCGGAAGTGGTGGTCATCACCACCCGCAGCTCGCATGGGCTTCTGGAACGCATCGTCATGGGAGGAAACCGCGACCGCCTCGTTCGGCGGCTCAAGCGGGCCGACCGCTACGGCAGGCTCAGGGTCGCCTATCCGGTCGTTCCCGCCGCCGACGGATCCGAGCAGGAGGTGATTATCCATTCCAAAGTGGTCGCGATCGACGATCGTTTTTTCCGCGTCGGCTCGTCGAACTTCAACCACCGCTCGGCAAGCCTCGACACCGAATGCGACGTCGCCGTAGAAGCCGCCAACGAAGGGCAGCGCGCCGCCATTGCCAGAGTCCGCAACGGCCTGATTGCAGAACATCTCGACGTTGAAGCGGACGCCGTTGAGAAGGCACTGAGGGAAACGAACTCTCTCGTCGCCACCCTGGACATGTTGAATACGCGCCGGCGCGGCATACGCGCCTTCGACGGAATCGATGACGACGGCGCGACCAGTCTCATCTGGGGCACGGAGATCGTCGATCCGCAGAGGCCGATCCGACCCTTTTACCGCACGCACAAGCTCGTGAGGCGCTGGATCGGTCAGCTTTTCGCCTTGCTCGCCAGGCTTTTTTCCTCATCTCGACGGGCGACGAGCTCCGTGACCGAAAGCAAGATCAAGCCGAGCGGTAGCGGCAGGAAGAAATAG
- a CDS encoding endonuclease/exonuclease/phosphatase family protein has product MRTHRNEKQVLRVPKAMRQRIRFLTYNVHSCFGTDRRLDPARIAAVIAECQPDVIALQEVDVGRARTGGIDQAHMIATHLNMEAEFHPALHLEDEKYGDAVLTALPMRLIKAAPLPSSGEPRGALWVEIDVAEIKLQVIVTHLGLRGAERLRQATALLGPGWLGGMAKGDAHVVLAGDLNATGRSTAYRLLARQLSDAQLLTGAKPRPTFPSRLPLLRIDHVLIGKGIEVASCRVHGSTLARSASDHLPLLAELDVVKRDEKQEA; this is encoded by the coding sequence TTGCGCACCCACCGGAACGAAAAGCAGGTGCTGCGTGTTCCGAAGGCGATGCGACAGCGGATACGTTTCCTCACCTACAACGTTCACAGCTGCTTCGGCACCGACCGCAGGCTCGATCCCGCGCGCATCGCCGCCGTCATCGCCGAGTGCCAGCCCGACGTCATCGCATTGCAGGAGGTCGACGTCGGCCGCGCCCGTACCGGCGGAATAGACCAGGCCCATATGATCGCCACGCATCTCAACATGGAAGCCGAGTTCCATCCGGCTCTCCACCTGGAGGACGAGAAATACGGAGACGCCGTTCTGACGGCCTTGCCTATGCGGCTGATCAAGGCAGCACCCCTCCCCTCGTCCGGCGAGCCGCGAGGCGCGCTCTGGGTGGAGATCGACGTCGCCGAAATCAAGCTTCAGGTGATCGTGACGCATCTCGGATTGCGCGGCGCCGAGCGCCTGCGCCAGGCGACCGCCCTTCTAGGTCCCGGCTGGCTCGGAGGAATGGCCAAGGGGGACGCTCACGTGGTCCTGGCAGGCGATCTCAACGCCACGGGGCGCTCGACCGCCTACAGGCTCCTGGCCCGACAGCTCAGCGACGCGCAGCTGTTGACCGGCGCCAAGCCGCGGCCGACCTTTCCATCGCGATTGCCGCTGCTGCGCATCGATCACGTGCTGATCGGCAAAGGCATAGAAGTGGCTTCCTGCAGAGTACACGGCAGCACGCTGGCGCGAAGCGCTTCGGATCATCTTCCGCTGCTTGCCGAACTGGATGTCGTCAAGCGAGACGAAAAGCAGGAGGCCTGA